One segment of Rosa chinensis cultivar Old Blush chromosome 6, RchiOBHm-V2, whole genome shotgun sequence DNA contains the following:
- the LOC112174102 gene encoding prunin 1 Pru du 6, whose protein sequence is MAKPIALTFSLCLLVLFHSCLAARQQSQSSQQNECQLDQLQAREPDNRIETEAGRIESWDYNQDDFQCAGVAVQRITIERNGLHLPSYTHTPQLTYVVQGNGFLSTVFPGCPETFEETEQSDEEQQGQQGRRRQQGRGQQEQQEQEEYEQQQQQQGRGQQGRQGRGQQGRHRQQGQQGQQGQESFEQLDRHQKVRRIREGDVIAIPAGVTYWSYNDGDQPLVAVNLLDISNQQNQLDRNPRRFYLAGNPQDEFNQQGQSQSRRGQQGRGQQGQGQSQWDQDQQQQQHGGRSRHQQQQEGNNNNNIFAGFNTQLLGDSLNIDQQTAQQLQGQNDNRPQIVRVRGRLDFIEPPRSQQEERQQQGIQRQQGEQGQNGFEETFCNFRIRENIGRPSRADVFNPQAGRISTLNSFKLPILRYLDLSAERGFFYNNAIYSPHWNLNAHEVYYVIRGSARVQVVNDNGQAILDNEVRQGQLFIVPQNHAVLQKASNNGYEYIAFKTQDNAKINTLAGRTSVLRALPDVVLANAYQIDRQQARTLKYNRQETVALSSSRSSRSQRNWWDIAEMFV, encoded by the exons ATGGCTAAGCCTATAGCTCTCACCTTTTCTCTCTGCTTGCTTGTCCTCTTCCACAGCTGCTTAGCAGCTCGCCAACAATCTCAGTCGAGCCAGCAGAATGAGTGCCAACTAGATCAGCTCCAAGCCCGCGAACCTGATAACCGCATTGAGACTGAAGCGGGTAGGATTGAGTCCTGGGACTACAACCAGGACGACTTCCAGTGTGCTGGTGTTGCCGTTCAACGAATTACCATTGAAAGAAATGGCCTTCACTTGCCTTCTTACACCCACACTCCACAACTCACTTATGTCGTCCAAG GCAATGGTTTTCTATCAACTGTTTTCCCTGGCTGTCCTGAAACTTTTGAAGAAACTGAGCAATCTGATGAAGAACAACAAGGCCAGCAAGGGCGCCGCAGACAGCAAGGTCGTGGACAACAAGAGCAGCAAGAACAAGAAGAGTatgagcaacaacaacaacaacaaggcCGTGGACAACAAGGTCGACAAGGCCGTGGACAGCAAGGTCGTCATAGACAACAAGGGCAGCAAGGCCAACAGGGACAAGAGAGCTTTGAACAGCTAGACAGACACCAGAAGGTTCGACGCATCAGAGAAGGTGATGTGATTGCTATTCCTGCTGGTGTCACTTACTGGTCCTACAACGACGGTGACCAACCTCTTGTTGCTGTCAATCTTCTTGATATCAGCAACCAACAAAACCAGCTTGACCGTAACCCCAGG AGATTCTATCTTGCTGGTAACCCACAAGATGAGTTTAACCAACAAGGGCAAAGCCAGAGTCGACGGGGCCAGCAAGGACGTGGACAACAAGGGCAAGGCCAAAGTCAATGGGACCAGGACCAGCAACAGCAACAGCATGGTGGAAGGAGCAGGCACCAGCAACAACAAGAaggaaacaacaacaacaacatcttcGCCGGCTTCAACACACAGCTTCTCGGTGACTCTCTGAACATCGATCAACAGACTGCCCAGCAGCTTCAGGGACAAAACGACAACAGACCCCAAATTGTGAGAGTTAGAGGACGTCTTGATTTCATCGAACCACCACGATCACAACAGGAGGAAAGACAACAACAGGGAATACAGAGACAACAGGGAGAACAAGGACAGAATGGTTTTGAGGAGACATTCTGTAACTTCAGGATCAGAGAGAATATTGGCAGGCCTTCACGCGCCGACGTCTTCAATCCCCAAGCTGGTCGCATCAGCACCCTCAACAGCTTTAAGTTGCCTATTCTCAGGTACCTTGACCTCAGCGCTGAGAGAGGCTTCTTCTACAAT AATGCTATCTACAGTCCTCACTGGAACTTGAACGCCCATGAAGTCTACTACGTCATTAGAGGTAGTGCTAGGGTTCAGGTTGTGAATGACAATGGCCAGGCCATCTTGGACAATGAGGTCCGCCAGGGACAGCTCTTCATAGTGCCACAGAACCATGCAGTGTTGCAGAAGGCTAGCAACAATGGATACGAGTACATTGCTTTCAAGACCCAAGACAATGCTAAGATTAACACTCTTGCCGGCCGGACCTCAGTCTTGCGGGCACTCCCCGACGTGGTCCTCGCTAACGCGTACCAGATTGATCGACAACAGGCAAGGACTCTCAAGTACAACAGGCAGGAGACTGTTGCTTTGAGCTCATCAAGGTCTTCCCGATCTCAGAGGAACTGGTGGGATATTGCTGAAATGTTTGTGTAA
- the LOC112169673 gene encoding prunin 1 Pru du 6-like — protein sequence MAKHLALAFSLCLLVLFHGCLARRQQSQSSQQNECQLNQIQAREPDNRIETEAGRIESWDYNQDDLQCAGVAVQRITIERNGLHLPSYTNTPRLAYVVQGRGHLGMVFPGCPETFEESEQSDEEQQGQQQQWQGQQRGRQQQGRRQGQFGQQGQQGQQDFEQLDRHQRVRRVKEGDVIAIPAGVATWSHNDGDRSLVFVTLLDIGNNHNQLDENPRRFYLAGNPQDEFNQQGQSQSQRRQQGQQGQQGRSRQQRQGNNNNNIYAGFETQLLADALNIDQQTAQQLQGQNDNRPQIVRVQGRLDFVEPPRSQREERQLQGQQGQQGQNGLEELFCHMKIKQNIGKPSLADVFSPQAGRISTLNSFSLPILRHLRLSAERGFLYNNAIHSPHWNLNAHEIVYVIRGSARVQVVNDNGETILDDQVRQGQLFVVPQNHAVLQKAMSNGYEYIAFKTDDNAMINTLAGRTSVLRALPDVVLANAYQMDREQARNLKYNRQETLALSSSRSSQSQRYWWE from the exons ATGGCAAAGCATTTAGCTCTCGCCTTTTCTCTTTGCTTGCTTGTTCTCTTCCACGGCTGTTTAGCCAGACGCCAACAATCTCAGTCCAGCCAGCAAAATGAGTGCCAGCTGAACCAGATCCAAGCCCGCGAGCCTGACAACCGTATTGAGACTGAAGCAGGTCGGATTGAGTCATGGGACTACAACCAGGATGACTTGCAGTGCGCTGGTGTCGCTGTTCAAAGAATCACCATTGAGCGTAATGGCCTTCACTTGCCTTCTTACACTAACACTCCAAGGCTTGCATACGTTGTACAAG GTAGGGGTCATCTAGGGATGGTATTCCCTGGCTGTCCTGAGACATTTGAGGAGTCTGAGCAATCTGATGAAGAACAACAGGGTCAGCAACAACAATGGCAAGGCCAACAACGGGGCCGCCAGCAACAGGGACGCCGACAAGGACAATTCGGACAGCAAGGCCAACAAGGACAACAAGACTTTGAACAGCTAGACCGACACCAGAGGGTGCGACGTGTCAAAGAAGGTGATGTTATCGCAATCCCCGCCGGAGTCGCAACCTGGTCTCACAACGACGGTGACAGATCTCTTGTTTTTGTTACTCTTTTAGACATCGGCAATAACCACAACCAGCTTGACGAAAACCCAAGG CGATTTTATCTTGCTGGTAACCCACAAGATGAGTTCAACCAACAAGGCCAAAGCCAAAGCCAAAGGAGACAACAAGGACAACAAGGACAACAAGGAAGGAGCAGGCAGCAACGGCAgggaaacaacaacaacaacatctatGCCGGCTTCGAGACACAGCTCCTCGCCGACGCTCTCAACATCGACCAACAGACTGCCCAGCAGCTCCAGGGACAGAACGACAACAGGCCACAGATTGTTAGGGTTCAGGGACGTCTCGACTTTGTCGAGCCACCACGGTCACAGAGGGAggaaagacaactgcaaggacaACAAGGACAACAGGGACAGAATGGCCTTGAGGAGCTATTCTGCCACATGAAGATCAAGCAGAACATCGGCAAGCCTTCATTGGCCGACGTCTTCAGCCCGCAAGCCGGTCGCATCAGCACCCTCAACAGCTTTAGCCTGCCTATTCTCAGGCACCTCCGCCTCAGTGCTGAGAGAGGCTTCTTGTACAAC AATGCTATCCACAGCCCACACTGGAACTTGAATGCCCATGAGATCGTCTATGTCATCAGAGGTAGCGCCAGGGTTCAGGTGGTGAACGACAACGGCGAGACCATCTTGGACGACCAGGTCCGCCAGGGACAGCTCTTCGTCGTGCCACAGAACCACGCCGTGTTGCAGAAGGCCATGAGCAACGGATACGAGTACATTGCCTTCAAGACCGATGACAATGCCATGATCAACACTCTGGCTGGCAGGACCTCCGTCCTGCGGGCACTCCCCGACGTGGTCCTCGCCAACGCCTACCAGATGGACCGGGAGCAGGCAAGGAACCTCAAATACAACAGGCAGGAGACCCTTGCCTTGAGCTCCTCAAGGTCTTCCCAGTCACAGAGGTACTGGTGGGAGTAA
- the LOC112171528 gene encoding prunin 1 Pru du 6.0101: MAKHLALVFSLCFIVLFHGCLASRQQSQFSQQNECQLNQIQAREPDNRIECEAGRIESWDYNQDDFQCAGVAVQRITIESNGLHLPSYTNTPRLVYVVQGWGHVGMVLPGCPETFEESEQSDEEQQGQEQQGQGQRGRQQQGRRQGQQESFEQLDRHQRVRRVKEGDVIAVPAGVTCWTHNHGNQPLVFVSLFDMSNKRNQLDQNPRKFYLAGNPQDEFNQQGQSQWGQQGQQGRGQQGRTRRQQQGNNNNNIFAGFDTQLLADALNIDQQTAQRLQGQNDNRPQIVRVQGRFDFVEPPRSQREERQMQGQKGQYEQNGMEELFCHMKMKQNIGKPKMADVYSPQAGRISTLNSFSMPILRRLRLSAERGFFYNNAIYSPHWNLNAHEVYYVIRGSARVQVVNDNGETILDDQVRQGQLFIVPQNHAVLQKAMSNGYEYIAFKTDDNAMMNTMAGRTSVLRALPDVVLANAYQMDREQARNLKYNRQETVALSSSRSSRSQRNWWPLDA, translated from the exons ATGGCCAAGCATTTAGCTCTCGTTTTCTCTCTCTGCTTTATTGTTCTCTTCCACGGCTGCTTAGCCAGTCGCCAACAATCTCAGTTCAGCCAGCAAAATGAGTGCCAGCTGAACCAGATCCAAGCCCGCGAGCCCGACAACCGCATTGAGTGCGAAGCAGGTCGGATCGAGTCCTGGGACTACAACCAGGATGACTTCCAGTGCGCTGGTGTCGCCGTTCAGAGAATCACCATTGAGAGCAACGGCCTTCACTTGCCATCTTACACTAACACCCCACGACTAGTTTACGTCGTCCAAG GTTGGGGTCATGTAGGAATGGTGCTCCCTGGCTGTCCCGAGACTTTTGAAGAATCGGAGCAATCTGATGAGGAACAACAGGGCCAGGAACAACAAGGGCAAGGCCAACGAGGCCGCCAGCAACAGGGACGCCGACAGGGACAACAAGAGAGCTTTGAGCAGCTAGACCGTCACCAGAGGGTCCGACGCGTCAAGGAAGGTGATGTCATTGCCGTCCCCGCTGGAGTCACCTGCTGGACTCACAACCACGGTAACCAACCTCTTGTTTTTGTCAGTCTTTTTGATATGAGCAACAAGCGCAACCAGCTTGACCAAAACCCAAGG AAATTCTATCTTGCTGGTAACCCACAAGATGAGTTCAACCAACAAGGCCAAAGCCAATGGGGACAACAAGGACAACAAGGCCGTGGACAACAAGGAAGGACCAGGCGCCAACAGCAgggaaacaacaacaacaacatctttGCCGGCTTCGACACACAGCTCCTCGCCGACGCTCTCAACATCGACCAACAGACCGCCCAGCGGCTCCAGGGACAGAACGACAACAGGCCACAGATTGTTAGGGTTCAGGGACGTTTCGACTTTGTCGAGCCACCACGATCACAGAGGGAGGAAAGACAAATGCAGGGACAAAAAGGACAGTATGAACAGAATGGCATGGAGGAGCTCTTCTGTCACATGAAGATGAAACAGAACATTGGCAAACCTAAAATGGCCGACGTCTACAGCCCGCAAGCCGGTCGCATCAGCACCCTCAACAGCTTCAGCATGCCTATTCTCAGGCGCCTCCGCCTCAGTGCCGAGAGAGGCTTCTTCTACAAC AACGCTATCTACAGCCCACACTGGAACTTGAACGCCCATGAAGTCTACTACGTCATCAGGGGCAGCGCTAGGGTTCAGGTGGTGAACGACAATGGCGAGACCATCTTGGACGACCAGGTCCGGCAGGGACAGCTCTTCATCGTGCCACAGAACCACGCCGTGTTGCAAAAGGCCATGAGCAACGGATACGAGTACATTGCCTTCAAGACCGATGACAATGCCATGATGAACACCATGGCTGGCAGGACCTCCGTCCTGCGGGCACTCCCCGACGTGGTCCTCGCCAACGCCTACCAGATGGACCGTGAGCAGGCAAGGAACCTCAAGTACAACAGGCAGGAGACCGTTGCTTTGAGCTCCTCAAGGTCTTCCCGGTCCCAGAGGAACTGGTGGCCTCTTGATGCTTAA
- the LOC112171527 gene encoding prunin 1 Pru du 6, with protein MARSLAISLCLLVLFHGCLAYRQQSQYSQSGQNECQINQLQAREPDNRIETEAGRIESWDYNQDDFQCTGVAVQRIIVERNGLHLPSYTNTPRLVYVVQGRGHLGMVMPGCPETFEESEQSDEEQQGSQQQPRQGRQQQGRRQGQYGREGQQGEQESFEQLDRHQRVRRVKEGDVIAIPAGVTTWSYNDGDQSLIFVSLLDISNNHNQLDQNPRRFYLAGNPKDEFNQQGQSRGQSRQQQEQQGRSRRQQQGNNNNNIFAGFDTRLLADALNIDQQTAQQLQGQNDNRPQIVRVQGRLDFIQPPESMREERQLQGQQGQQGQNGFEEVFCHMKIKQNIGKPSLADVFSPQAGRISTLNGFSMPILRHLRLSAERGFLYNNAIHSPHWNLNAHEIVYVIRGSARVQVVNDNGETILDDQVRQGQLFVVPQNHAVLQKAMSNGYEYIAFKTEDNAMMNTMAGRTSVLRALPDVVLANAYQMDREQARNLKYNRQETLALSSSRSFQSQRSWWAIA; from the exons ATGGCTAGGTCTTTAGCTATCTCTCTTTGCTTGCTTGTTCTCTTTCATGGCTGCTTAGCCTATCGCCAACAGTCTCAGTACAGCCAGAGCGGGCAAAATGAGTGCCAGATCAACCAGCTCCAGGCCCGCGAGCCCGACAACCGCATTGAGACTGAGGCGGGTCGGATCGAGTCATGGGACTACAACCAGGATGACTTCCAGTGCACCGGAGTCGCCGTTCAGAGAATCATCGTCGAGCGCAACGGCCTTCACTTGCCTTCTTACACCAATACTCCTCGCCTCGTTTACGTTGTCCAAG GTAGGGGTCATCTAGGAATGGTGATGCCCGGCTGTCCCGAGACATTTGAGGAGTCCGAGCAATCTGACGAGGAACAACAGGGCTCGCAACAACAACCACGGCAAGGCCGCCAGCAACAGGGACGCCGACAAGGACAATATGGACGAGAAGGCCAACAGGGAGAACAAGAGAGCTTCGAACAGCTAGACCGACACCAGAGGGTGCGACGCGTCAAGGAAGGTGACGTTATCGCCATCCCTGCCGGAGTCACAACCTGGTCCTACAACGACGGTGACCAATCTCTCATTTTTGTCAGTCTTCTAGACATCAGCAACAATCACAACCAGCTTGACCAAAACCCAAGG CGATTCTATCTTGCTGGTAACCCAAAAGATGAGTTCAACCAACAAGGCCAAAGCCGAGGCCAATCGAGACAACAACAAGAACAACAGGGAAGGAGCAGACGCCAACAACAgggaaacaacaacaacaacatctttGCCGGATTCGACACCAGACTCCTCGCCGATGCTCTCAACATCGACCAACAGACCGCTCAGCAGCTCCAGGGACAGAACGACAACAGGCCACAGATTGTTAGGGTTCAGGGACGTCTCGACTTCATCCAGCCTCCTGAGTCAATGAGGGAGGAAAGACAACTCCAAGGACAACAGGGACAACAGGGACAGAATGGCTTTGAGGAGGTATTCTGCCACATGAAGATCAAGCAGAACATCGGCAAGCCTTCATTGGCAGACGTCTTCAGCCCGCAAGCCGGTCGCATCAGCACCCTCAACGGCTTCAGCATGCCTATTCTCAGGCACCTCCGTCTCAGTGCTGAGAGAGGCTTTTTGTACAAC AATGCTATCCACAGCCCACACTGGAACTTGAATGCCCATGAGATAGTCTATGTCATCAGAGGTAGCGCCAGGGTTCAGGTGGTGAACGACAACGGCGAGACCATCTTGGACGACCAGGTCCGCCAGGGACAGCTCTTCGTCGTGCCACAGAACCACGCCGTGTTGCAGAAGGCCATGAGCAACGGATACGAGTACATTGCCTTCAAGACTGAGGACAATGCCATGATGAACACCATGGCAGGCAGGACCTCCGTTCTGCGGGCACTTCCCGACGTGGTCCTAGCCAACGCTTACCAGATGGACCGTGAGCAGGCAAGGAACCTCAAGTACAACAGGCAGGAGACCCTTGCCTTGAGCTCCTCAAGGTCTTTCCAGTCACAGAGGAGTTGGTGGGCTATTGCTTAA